A region of Elusimicrobiaceae bacterium DNA encodes the following proteins:
- a CDS encoding glutathione peroxidase, which translates to MTIYDYQVPTADGKEQALADYKGKVLIVVNTATGCGFTPQYEGLEKVYEQYHTQGLEIIDIPCNQFGHQAPGNDEEIHQFCTLHYNTKFPQMKKSDVNGPDALPLYTYLKEKQGFKGFGEHKHKEILEKMMAEKDPNWKNSPDIKWNFTKFVIDRQGNVVARFEPTADMDEVEKCVKSVI; encoded by the coding sequence ATGACTATCTACGATTATCAGGTACCTACAGCAGACGGGAAAGAACAGGCCCTTGCGGACTATAAGGGCAAAGTATTAATTGTTGTAAATACAGCCACCGGATGTGGTTTTACGCCGCAATACGAGGGTTTGGAAAAAGTGTATGAACAATATCACACGCAAGGATTAGAGATTATTGATATCCCCTGCAACCAATTTGGCCATCAAGCCCCCGGCAATGACGAGGAAATACATCAATTTTGCACGTTACATTACAACACAAAATTCCCTCAAATGAAAAAATCGGACGTAAACGGTCCTGATGCCCTACCGCTTTATACTTATCTGAAAGAAAAACAAGGATTTAAGGGCTTTGGAGAGCATAAACACAAAGAAATTTTGGAAAAAATGATGGCAGAAAAAGATCCAAACTGGAAAAACTCGCCGGATATTAAGTGGAACTTTACGAAATTCGTGATAGACCGCCAAGGCAATGTAGTGGCACGCTTTGAACCAACGGCAGACATGGACGAAGTAGAGAAATGTGTTAAATCAGTAATCTAA